Proteins from one Deltaproteobacteria bacterium genomic window:
- a CDS encoding xanthine dehydrogenase family protein molybdopterin-binding subunit yields MSAVGTDVPRVDGNAKVAGSAQYTADIELPGMLHAKALRSPHPHAKLVSVDVSRAAALPGVIAVVTRDDLDGLNPYYGAVVEDQPVLAIDRVRCVGDIVAAVAAEEREIAEEAVELIEVEYEPLPAVFDVVAAAGPAAPIIHEERFETQAAVFREQLNLNAGGNVCSVFRAGDGDVDAGFAEADEIFENTYSMPPVQHGHIEPHVATALWESPNRLVVHTPCQNAVGLQEQLARIFDLPESGVRVVVPFVGGGYGGKTHARLEPVTALLARKAGRPVQWVLTREEVFLTGRRYGGFVRMKTGFKHDGSLVAREVEVFYDLGAYALSGPANAKTGSYVASGPYRVPNRRLTTYAVYTNLPPAGPYRGVGVPHTAWAYESEMDRIARHLGMDPLELRLKNLLQEGDIFVTGESLVSVGVSDCLRQAAAGIGWRGREEQADEAGQGTLRRGKGLAVIMKSTTTPTASAASVRLNGDGSVMLLTSSTEIGQGVRTCLAQIVADRLGFPVERVTVSAPDTDVTPYDKSTSSSRTTFHMGNAALRAAEDVREQLLEAGAEALEVDKADLELGAGGVSVRGVPDRSLTIPQLLRVKYGDSVGSIFGNCNFQVKGGLDPKTGKGKAAAFWFFSACAAEVEVDVETGKVRVLDIATSVDVGKAINPLQCWLQNEGSMLEALGAAFFEEMVFEQGQPVNGTLLEYMLPSMEDHPERFQSLLVENPHPDGPFGAKGAGEAVIPAVVPAIGNAVANALGGVNITELPLRPERIVAALAEREASASGEEG; encoded by the coding sequence GTGAGCGCCGTCGGGACCGACGTCCCGCGGGTGGACGGTAACGCCAAGGTCGCCGGGTCCGCCCAGTACACCGCCGACATCGAGCTTCCGGGCATGCTCCATGCCAAGGCCCTGCGGAGCCCCCACCCGCACGCGAAACTCGTCAGCGTCGACGTGAGCCGTGCCGCGGCCTTGCCCGGCGTCATCGCCGTCGTGACCCGCGACGACCTCGATGGTCTCAACCCCTACTACGGCGCGGTGGTGGAGGACCAGCCCGTGCTGGCCATCGACCGGGTGCGCTGCGTCGGCGACATCGTGGCGGCGGTGGCGGCGGAGGAGCGCGAGATCGCGGAGGAGGCGGTGGAGCTCATCGAGGTGGAATACGAGCCTCTGCCGGCGGTCTTCGACGTGGTGGCGGCGGCCGGGCCGGCCGCGCCCATCATCCACGAGGAGCGCTTCGAGACCCAGGCGGCGGTCTTTCGGGAGCAGCTCAACCTTAACGCCGGCGGCAACGTGTGCAGCGTGTTCCGGGCCGGGGACGGCGACGTCGACGCGGGCTTCGCCGAGGCCGACGAGATCTTCGAGAACACCTACAGCATGCCGCCGGTGCAGCATGGGCACATCGAGCCGCACGTGGCCACGGCGCTGTGGGAATCCCCCAACCGGCTCGTGGTGCACACGCCGTGCCAGAACGCGGTGGGGCTCCAGGAACAGTTGGCGCGCATCTTCGACCTGCCCGAGAGCGGCGTCCGCGTCGTCGTGCCGTTCGTGGGCGGCGGCTACGGCGGCAAGACCCACGCCCGTCTGGAGCCGGTGACGGCGCTGCTGGCGCGCAAGGCGGGCCGGCCGGTGCAGTGGGTGCTCACCCGCGAGGAGGTGTTCCTCACGGGACGGCGCTACGGCGGTTTCGTGCGCATGAAGACCGGCTTCAAGCACGACGGCAGCCTGGTGGCGCGGGAGGTGGAGGTCTTCTACGATCTGGGCGCCTACGCCCTGTCAGGGCCGGCCAACGCCAAGACCGGTTCCTACGTGGCCAGCGGACCGTACCGGGTGCCCAACCGCCGGCTCACCACCTACGCGGTGTACACGAACCTGCCGCCGGCGGGGCCCTACCGCGGCGTCGGCGTGCCGCACACGGCGTGGGCCTACGAGTCGGAGATGGACCGCATCGCCAGGCATCTGGGCATGGACCCGCTGGAGCTGCGGCTCAAGAATCTGCTGCAGGAAGGCGACATCTTCGTCACCGGCGAGTCACTGGTGTCGGTGGGCGTTTCCGACTGTCTCCGGCAGGCCGCGGCGGGTATCGGCTGGCGCGGCCGAGAGGAACAGGCCGACGAGGCCGGCCAGGGCACGCTGCGGCGCGGCAAGGGCCTCGCGGTGATCATGAAGAGCACCACGACGCCGACGGCGTCGGCGGCCAGCGTGCGCTTGAACGGCGACGGCTCGGTGATGCTGCTCACCAGCAGCACCGAGATCGGCCAGGGGGTGCGCACCTGCCTGGCGCAGATCGTCGCCGACCGCCTGGGCTTTCCGGTGGAGCGGGTCACCGTGTCCGCGCCCGATACCGACGTGACGCCCTACGACAAGTCCACCAGCTCCAGCCGCACCACCTTCCACATGGGCAACGCCGCGCTGCGGGCGGCCGAGGATGTGCGCGAGCAGCTTCTGGAGGCCGGCGCGGAGGCGCTGGAGGTGGACAAGGCCGATCTCGAGCTCGGCGCCGGCGGCGTGAGCGTCCGGGGCGTGCCCGACCGGAGTCTCACGATTCCGCAACTGCTGCGGGTCAAGTACGGCGATTCCGTGGGCAGCATCTTCGGGAACTGCAACTTCCAGGTCAAGGGCGGTCTCGATCCCAAGACCGGCAAAGGCAAGGCCGCGGCCTTCTGGTTTTTCTCGGCGTGCGCCGCGGAGGTGGAGGTGGACGTGGAGACCGGCAAGGTGCGGGTACTCGACATCGCCACCTCGGTGGACGTGGGCAAGGCCATCAACCCGCTCCAGTGCTGGCTCCAGAACGAGGGCTCCATGCTGGAGGCCCTGGGCGCGGCGTTCTTCGAGGAGATGGTGTTCGAGCAGGGCCAGCCGGTGAACGGCACCCTGCTGGAGTACATGCTGCCCTCCATGGAGGACCATCCGGAGCGCTTCCAGTCGCTCCTGGTGGAGAACCCGCACCCGGACGGCCCTTTCGGCGCCAAGGGAGCGGGCGAGGCGGTGATTCCGGCGGTGGTCCCGGCTATCGGCAACGCCGTGGCCAACGCGCTGGGCGGCGTCAACATCACCGAGTTGCCGCTCCGCCCGGAGCGCATCGTGGCGGCGCTGGCCGAGCGCGAGGCCAGCGCATCCGGGGAAGAAGGGTAG
- a CDS encoding (2Fe-2S)-binding protein, translating into MRHLITATVNGRERELSVKSNQTLLDVLRDDLRLKGTHEGCSVGVCGSCTVLVDGKPVSSCLMLASNAEGRDVLTIEGLSRDGNLDPVQQAFLDRQAFQCGFCTPGMIMAVKGLLSENPKPDEAEVRDYLSGNICRCGTYVEVMAAVEDLTAKPQ; encoded by the coding sequence ATGCGACATCTCATCACCGCCACCGTCAACGGACGCGAACGCGAGCTTTCGGTCAAGTCCAACCAGACCCTGCTGGACGTGTTGCGCGACGACCTGCGGCTCAAGGGAACCCACGAGGGTTGCAGCGTGGGCGTGTGCGGCTCCTGTACCGTGCTGGTGGACGGAAAGCCCGTCAGTTCGTGCCTGATGCTCGCCAGCAACGCCGAGGGACGCGACGTGCTCACCATCGAGGGGCTCAGCCGGGACGGCAACCTCGATCCCGTGCAGCAAGCGTTCCTGGACCGCCAGGCCTTCCAGTGCGGCTTCTGCACACCGGGCATGATCATGGCCGTCAAGGGCCTCCTCAGCGAGAACCCCAAGCCCGACGAAGCCGAAGTGCGCGACTACCTGTCCGGCAACATCTGCCGTTGCGGCACCTACGTCGAAGTGATGGCCGCCGTCGAAGACCTGACCGCGAAACCGCAATGA
- a CDS encoding 3'-5' exonuclease, which produces MTYAVFDIETRIDKALVKSVYAPNDDVSDRVAYERLRAERVAETGSDFLPLSFHVPISIAVGIVNNDGVLASVETLCADDYGEEAIVRDFWERVERFNGTLVSFNGRNFDLPVLELHALKYGCRAPRYFNQRFGHRYRYSEDGHYDLYEFIGNHGVNRIRGGFDLLCKLIGLRGKGNIDGSMVQDMWEAGRLAEIHEYCRQDVIQTYFLLLRVERMRGRIDESQYEAAWAATERFREQLEAADSSEDDGPTGP; this is translated from the coding sequence ATGACCTACGCCGTCTTCGACATAGAGACCCGCATCGACAAGGCTCTGGTCAAGTCGGTGTACGCTCCCAACGATGACGTCTCCGACCGGGTCGCCTACGAGCGCCTGCGCGCCGAGCGCGTGGCGGAGACCGGCAGCGATTTCCTTCCGCTCTCCTTCCACGTACCCATCTCCATCGCGGTCGGCATCGTGAACAACGACGGCGTGCTCGCCAGCGTCGAGACCCTGTGCGCCGACGACTACGGCGAGGAGGCCATCGTCCGGGACTTCTGGGAGCGGGTCGAACGCTTCAACGGCACGCTGGTGTCGTTCAACGGCCGCAACTTCGACCTCCCCGTCCTGGAGCTCCACGCCCTCAAGTACGGCTGCCGGGCGCCGCGCTACTTCAACCAGCGTTTCGGGCACCGCTACCGCTACTCGGAGGACGGCCACTACGACCTCTACGAGTTCATCGGCAACCACGGCGTCAACCGCATCCGCGGCGGCTTCGACCTCCTGTGCAAGCTCATCGGCCTGCGCGGCAAGGGCAACATCGACGGCTCCATGGTCCAGGACATGTGGGAGGCCGGCCGCCTGGCGGAGATCCACGAGTACTGCCGCCAGGACGTCATCCAGACGTACTTCCTGCTGCTCCGGGTGGAGCGGATGCGCGGCCGCATCGACGAAAGCCAGTACGAGGCAGCCTGGGCGGCCACCGAACGCTTCCGCGAGCAGCTCGAAGCGGCGGACTCCTCCGAGGACGACGGTCCGACCGGACCGTGA
- a CDS encoding MFS transporter — protein MGRPPRPLEGALKVAWLAPRLLRNFVLLYGSSLFSGLAWGMVLPTIPVLSGSFDISMGAAAQTVTAWATGRFCGTPVSGIMLDRVGPRMMMVGGAAVTGVAAIAAFLSPSFAGLLLALFVIGAADAVWAMGREVTGIDLTAQNQRGRVMSGFHGVHHSGVTLGPLVGGFLTVSAGFRTVFIASAVVSALATLCGLAVDKPAVRSAAPRAPARAVSSSLSLRHWPGRLVRLYREVEPSLRPTYSVLVVATAASLMFRLTLQSMLPLYAGAYLGFTPVEVGALFSISGLVVFFMIVPAGFVLDKVGRKWATVPSTVIPAVVFVAIPLCSTFLQLAVLLSILGIANGLSLGCLATSTYDVAPQHVRGRLQAMRRTIADLAGLGAPLAGGMLANAFYPGVPFLALTPILWVATVLLAFVAKETLER, from the coding sequence ATGGGGCGACCACCCCGGCCACTGGAAGGTGCCCTGAAGGTGGCCTGGCTCGCACCGCGCCTGCTGCGCAACTTCGTGCTGCTCTACGGCAGCTCCCTCTTCTCCGGGCTCGCCTGGGGCATGGTGCTGCCCACCATCCCGGTGCTTTCCGGCTCCTTCGACATCTCCATGGGTGCCGCCGCCCAGACGGTCACCGCCTGGGCCACGGGCCGCTTCTGCGGCACGCCCGTGAGCGGCATCATGCTCGACCGCGTCGGCCCGCGCATGATGATGGTGGGCGGCGCCGCCGTCACCGGCGTGGCCGCCATCGCAGCGTTTCTGAGCCCCTCCTTCGCCGGACTGCTCCTGGCGCTGTTCGTCATCGGCGCCGCGGACGCGGTGTGGGCCATGGGGCGGGAGGTGACCGGCATCGACCTCACCGCCCAGAACCAGCGCGGCCGGGTCATGAGCGGTTTCCACGGCGTGCACCACAGCGGCGTGACCCTGGGACCGCTGGTGGGCGGTTTCCTCACCGTGTCCGCGGGTTTCCGTACCGTGTTCATCGCCTCCGCCGTCGTTTCCGCGCTCGCGACCCTTTGCGGCCTGGCGGTGGACAAGCCGGCGGTCCGGAGCGCGGCGCCGCGGGCCCCCGCGCGGGCCGTCTCCAGCAGCCTGAGCCTGCGCCACTGGCCCGGACGCCTGGTCCGCCTCTACCGCGAGGTGGAGCCGTCACTCCGTCCCACGTATTCCGTCCTGGTGGTGGCCACGGCCGCCAGCCTGATGTTCCGGCTGACCCTCCAGAGCATGCTGCCGCTCTACGCCGGCGCGTACCTGGGCTTCACTCCGGTGGAAGTGGGGGCGCTCTTCTCCATCTCCGGGCTGGTGGTCTTCTTCATGATCGTGCCCGCGGGCTTCGTGCTCGACAAGGTGGGGAGAAAATGGGCCACGGTGCCGAGCACCGTGATTCCCGCCGTGGTCTTCGTCGCCATTCCGCTGTGCAGCACCTTCCTGCAATTGGCTGTGCTGCTATCGATCCTCGGCATAGCCAACGGCCTCTCCCTGGGCTGCCTCGCCACCTCCACCTACGATGTGGCGCCGCAGCACGTGCGCGGCCGCCTCCAGGCCATGCGCCGCACCATCGCCGACCTGGCGGGCCTCGGCGCCCCCCTGGCCGGAGGCATGCTCGCCAACGCGTTCTATCCGGGCGTGCCCTTCCTCGCCCTGACCCCGATCCTGTGGGTGGCGACCGTGCTGCTGGCGTTCGTAGCGAAAGAGACGTTGGAGCGGTGA